Below is a window of Ahaetulla prasina isolate Xishuangbanna chromosome 1, ASM2864084v1, whole genome shotgun sequence DNA.
ggggttactaatttaacaactgcagttaatcactattgtggcaagcaaggttgtaaaatggggcaaaattcgcttaactACTGTCccgtttagcaacataaattttgggctcaattgtcataagtcaaggacttcgtGTACTTTCACTCTACCTCCCGCTCTTCATTCTCAAATTTGTTCTGGAGTTAGTTTTGAAGGGCAAATGAGCAAATTCGGAACATATAATACCAcagaagaaagaaatgggaaatcTTAATTGCTGTAATAGAAGTGTCCTTGCTTAGTAGGATGAAAGCCAGCATTCTCTGCATCAAATTACTCCCAAACCCTTTGAGGAGACATACAGCAAAACAATTAGCAGGCAGGCAGAAGATATATTAAGAAACCCTCACGAGACAATTAGGGTAATAGAAATCGTTGCACTGACTCTCTGCAGCATTAAAACTTACTATCCAGTTGAATGGGAAAAATAGAAATGGACCGTTTAGCTTGTTTATGGTAAAAGGTTTATAAAATTGCTGTCTCAAACAAAATGTTGAAATACAGGAAACTGTATTTCATCATTTGTTCCTTGAAATGTGCAGCAAAGCAGAGTTCAGTTTATTTGgacttatttcttttatttgtatatggAGTAGTATCTGAGTTAATTCAGAACATTTTAAATTGAATTAAGAGACGCCTCTATAGATACACAGCCAGCCTTTTTCTCTGACAGATGTAATACAAGCACTCTTGATGTACTTGTGGGCATCTTCCAAGCAATCATTTAAATTTAGTTGGGCATAAAGTTCAATTTCCCACCTCCTTATcatgttaaaaccaggaagaacTACCAAGGTGACAGTAAGAAAGAAGCAGAGATCTCTGGCAGACTTgatcatgattttaaaaaaccagaGGAATATAACTAAACTATCACAGTAAATTTTGATAAGTTTCACTATAGTCTAACAtgcattatttgtttgtttgtttgtttatttatgcagAACGACTGTGAGTAAAACCATATTTTTCCCATGAATAAAATGAGCAAATTTATTACTCAATGCTTCTCATGGCCTGGTCCTAAACTCTGAGTATGCAGAGAAAAATATAAGCAATAATAATCTTAGAAAATGCTCACTTGACGTTTTAAATTTCACATTTACCAGTTTTAATAGATATTCTGccagatgttttttaaaaataaatgtataccaTTTCGCAACAGTAACACCAATTTTTAAagtgatctattttttttaatttttttgaaaacCAAGGCAGATATAAATTAGTATTTTGATTTTCACTCCTGATATGTCTCATTACAAGAATTACTGGCTTCCTTTGGAAATAATAAATTGTAAAGTTGGCATCTTGTGAAAAGTATTTTAATCAGGTATTTTCTACAGCCCTTCTCTGAAATTAAATTATGTGCTTTAAATAGTTCCTTCCGGTTTCATGGTCAAATCTCTACCAAATTACCACCCATAAAGATCTTAGACCTAACATTTTTCATGCACTGTAGGTTTTCCCCCTCCATATTCAAATGCTGAAATTAGGGTAAGATTCTCATCCTATCTCCcagttctttccttccttctacaggtagtcctcaacttacgacaattgAGCACGGTATTGATGTTGATATGTGAGaagtttgttaaatgagttttaccccattttacgacttttattcccacattaagtgaatcacttaattaagtgaatcactccagttgttaaattagtaacatggctgttaagtgaatctggcttcccctattgactttgcttgtcaggtcacaaaaggggatcacatgaccctgggacactgcaaccatcataaatatgaaccagttggcaaGCTTCCAaaagtaaatcatgtgaccatggggatgccgaaatggtcataagtgtgaaaaatagtcatgtcacttttttcagttataacttcgaatggtcactaaatgaactgttgtatgttgaggactacctgtataaaacctCCATCAACCCTTCAGTTTGGGGACTGCAAAATAAGAATGTGAGAAGTGTTGACAAATTTCTCACACCTCTAATGTTCCATTGCATTGCAGGCCTGTTGGTGAACGTCCCAGAGACTAAAAGACGaagaatacaaaaaataaaaaataaaaaaattccatatgTCACTACTGCAGGTGCAACGCTCCAAccctaaaatcattttttttccagttagcaTGCTATATAAAACAGTCAGTTTTGTAGAAAAGCCTATGGCTGAAATAAATTCAACCTTTTAGCAAGCCGATATTTGAGGGCTTAAGAGCTGAATAGCAGAATTAATACTGAAAGATTTAAAATGAGTATGTTTGAATATTTAGCATGAGCTGAGAAGAACAAATATTGGTTCAAAACCACCCTCTAAGGCTGAGCTCCTCCGTCTGCTTCTAGCCAAACTGCACCTGGGTAAAGATAAAAACAGATACGAAGTTCTtacatgtgtatttttttttcatcctatcTCAAGGAAGATagaataaaaaaacagatttggaaattgaatttttcacttttttaaaaaatgggatcaATTAGTTTCTGTAAGACTCTTTTGGAAACAAAAGTTTGTTGGCAAGCACCTACACAATGAAGTCCACAAAATTCCTTATCAATGCTATAGATGGGCGAATGCATAGGGATTCCTAATCACAATGATCCCAATAGAGTGGTCTATGGTTAATGGCATCACAAGGCAAGCTCTGCCTTTTCATGCTTGTATGTAACAGCACTTACAAAATATCTTAAGGAGCAGAGATTGTATTGCAACAATGCAATTCATATTATTATTTCCTTGTAAGTGGGGTGTTTTTTTGCTCCCACGCCAGCAAGATTCTTTCTCCAAGCTCAGAGCTGCTTATGAACCAGAAGGAACTTTCAAAATCAGCCGTAGTTGAAGACCTACTCAGTCATGTTAGGAAACAGCTGGATTTCGTCTTCTGTAGGTTGGGTCTTAAAATCGTGGAAGAAATACCGGCACATGTTTAATGGACCTGCTATGTACTGGTCCCTTTTTGGCTTggtattaataaatattttaatagagcATTAGAAAGAAAAGTAAGATTCAAATCTTTTAAGATAATGTTTAACCAATTATCCAAATATGGGATTCAACAATGTATGAAAAACTACATTTATGAGGCATGGACTTCtgcaaaaataaatgattttctTCCTATGGAAGGACACTATCAAGCCAGTTCTGCTTGGTTCTGGCTTATCATGATACGTAAATCTAACCATTACAATCTGCACAATCTTGATCTGTGATCTGTGAACCAACCCAAGCTTTACTTAAGTCGACTAACCATGGTTAGTCAACTTGTGGCTCAGCATGACATGCCAGTCCAATGATTGGATATGAAGTGTCAGGTGTGCTACTGATAATTTGAAAATTCATTATTGGCAGCATTTTGAAAGTTAGCTGATAGaattaaataaagataaattaaTTGAAAATATTTCTGTTCCAGATATCTACATATATGAAAGTTGATGCTTTCCTTTCAACAGGCTTAGTAAGCAATGACTCAACAAAGGATTTAAGAAGAAAAGGGATATGACCTCTATATATAATGAACTTGACAAGTAAATTATTAACTAAAAATAAAACCAGTCTCATTTACAATCCAGCACACTACCAGTGCAAAATGGAAATCAGCTGGCTTAAAAATTATCCATTTTCTTATTTGATTAACAGAAGAATAAATTCTTCTTAAAAGATTTTGGACAAAAAAGtgaagtctttcaagtaagccaCAGTTGGTTTACCTTGATGGGTATTGATCTGCAGAAGATAGCAATCTTATGCAAACGAAAGTTTCCCTTATTGAAATTTTGTCAATACGTTCATTCCTGACAATTTGTAAAGATTTGAATATGCAAATTACAGTGCAAAACTATGCTTAAAAAACACAAATGCATGTTAAGACTAAAACTGATTATATGTATTTCTGATCTTGCCTAAAAAagttgcacattaaaaaaaaagcaaacccaGAACTGAATAtattggtgcttttttttttcactttccttctttttccaacATATACAACTGGGAGAAATGTTACTTGTTTCAAACTTTACATCATGCTTCTGTCAAATCACGCACAACTGTTGCAACTTCCTGAGGCTGCACAATGCCATGTCTTCAATAAAGATTCCATTAAActtaaaaatgcaaacaaaaaagaTGATGTGGATGATCGCCTATTGCTTTTTCATACAAGAACTTTTTTTTGCCTATTAAAACTTCCAAAATGACATATTGATCCCTTCCCACCTTGCATGCTCCTAGTTCTCCTGTGGCTCCTTTCTTGCATCCAAGAGCAAGAAGATCAAGCAGAAGATGCCTAGAAGAATCTCCTTTCAAAGATGTCTATGTACAAAGAGAACATGGCCATAGCtgaaattcctttttaaaatgggTCATTTTCCTAGTTTTTACACAGATCCAACATACTTCTAAATTGGAAAGGGATGCAGATACAGTACAACAATTAAATCTGTTTTTAGCAGCTTTTCACTGCGCTGGTTTACATGAGTGCCAAGAGATGAATTCTTTCCTACATGAAGTGCAGTAAGGAAGCCACTGAACAGCTAGCCAACACTTTTAGGTGGAACACAATAATCCCCCACGgtggtgtgtgcatgcatggactAAAGACATTTCTGACAATGATCTCCTCTTTGCTTCTATACCCTCGAAGGAGTTGTTACATACTGATGCCTTTCCACCTCGGATTACCTTCTGCTACTTCTATTACCTTTGGAGCCCAACCACCATCACCACCCAAGACTGAAGAGCTTGTGCCAGCCCTCATTCATGCTTCAGTAAAAGCCCTACGTTGTTGACATCACAGATAAAGGGGACAAACTGCATGCTAAGCAGCAACCCGAACCACCAGGTCAGCTCTCATAATGACAGAGGACTCTCTGGCTCTCCAAGTTTCTCCTTCTCCGGGAGGATAAGCACAAATGGGAGGAGGAGACCTTTAGCATCGAAGGGAGTTTTGAGCAGTTCTGTGTCAAAGGTGCCTTTAAGTCCTCCGTCCGCTTCCACCTCGCCATTCTGAGCCAAGTTGAAGCTCAACATCCCAGTCCGGTTAACACAATAGATGGTGCTGCCCAGTGCAGCACAGCGAAAAGGTTGGACCGGGCTGCCAGCAGGGCGAAAAGAAGCGCATTGACGCCAGTGCTTGGCCACCGTATTGTACTGGAAGACTTCCACTCCGGCGGCCTGCCCTTGTTCCCCACGGCTGCTGCTCACATCAAAGCGGTAAATGAAGCTCTTGTAGGCCACCATGTCAGCCGAGCGGCGCCGGCTGCTGTTGTAGGGACACTCCTGCCACTCGTCCCGCTTGGGGTCATACTTGAGCAGCCTGTAGAAGAGGGAGCCTCCAGACACGTAGATCTCCCCGTTGCAGGTGGTCGCCTCGTGAGCCACGGCAAAAGCCCCCTTGGGTAGAGGGGCCACGGGGCTCCACCGGTCAGACCTGGGGTCATATTTCTCCACCGTAAAGAGGCATTCCCCACCCACCGCATAGAGATACCCATCCAGGGCCAGGAGCTTCAACTGAGAGCGCGCCTGCCCCATGGGCTTGACCTGGCTCCAGGTATCAGTTAAGGGGTTGTAGCAAAACACCTTGTCCGACAGCTTGGGCCGCTGGTCGCCAGGCCCAGTGGAGATCCCGCCCGCTAAGAAAAGATAATTGTAGAGGACGCACATGGCACATCCCTTGGCGTTGGCCTCCTCGGGCAGTCGGGTGAGGACGCTCCACTCCCGGTCCGCCTCCTGGTAGCTGTAGAGCAGGGCGCCGCCGTCCTCCAGGGACACCACCGAGGACGGGCTCTGCGGTCGGCTGCTCTCGCGGCTCTGCGGCCGACTGCCCGCGCCCAGCCGCTCGAAGGCGTCGCTCACCTCAGCCACCAGCAGGCAGGCCTTGCCGGCCTCCAGACGGCGCCGCAGGATGAGGTCCCGCTCGGCTCCGCTCAGGCGGCCGTAGACGGCGGGCTCGCGGAGCACCTGCAGGTAGTGGTCGCTCATGAAGCGGAAGGCGGCTTCGCGCAGCTCGGCCAGCCGCTGCTTCTTGGCCAGGCAGAGCAGCTGGTAGCAGTTGTCGAGGCTGAGCTGGGCCCGCATGGCCTCGGCGGCGCAGTGCAGGGCGCAGGGCATCTGGAGCACGCGGGCGCCGCTCACCACCTCGGCCAGGTTGTCGTGCCGCACCTCGCCCATGCGCGCCGTGTAGACGTACTCCAGCAGCAGGCGCAGCGCCCCGTAACTCACCCCCTTGAGGCGCAGGATGTCCCGCGAGGAGCGGGCGCGGAAATAGTCGCTCTTGGCCGCCAGCACCGCTTTGTGCGCCCGGATCCGCCGCCCGGATACTTCGATCACCAAGTCGGGCTCTTCGGCCGGCGCCTGCGTTGCAAAAGGCTGAAGGGGCGACTCGCCGATCGGATCGGGACTGCCCACGGAGACCGGCGAGGGTTTGCCGcgaccctcctcctcttcctccgacTCGGGCGCCGCGTTATTAATGTCCCACTGGTGCTTCACcacgcggctgctgctgctgctgcagctgccggacgaggaggaggaaggagaggcggCGTCGAGCTCCGGATGCGGAGCCTGGTCAtcatcgccgccgccgccgccgccggacgAGCTGAAGCAGAGCGCTGAGCTGAAGCTGCAGGGCGCCTGCAGGGGAACCTGGGCGTTCGGCCCTTCCTCGGGGGCCACGCTCGGCTCCATCGCCGGGGACCTCTCGCCGCCGCCGCCCTCCGCAACCTCTCCCGCCTGCGGCTGCTCCGTCTCCCCGCAGCGCTTCTTCACCTCGCCGACGCTCCCGTTCTCACCTAGGGAGAGGACGACACAAGACAGGGCTGAGCGATCCATCGGCcctcccgccgccgccccgcGGCTCAGGAAAGCTCCGCTCCCGCCCTTTGCGCTCTCCTTCCCCGCCTTTCGGACCGATCGGAAGGCGAGGGGGTAGGTTTGCCCCGTCGCTCCCCGCTGAACTTTTGAACTGTCAAACGGCACCCAAGTCTTCGGGCTGCCCGGTGCCGCTGTTTGACCAGGCGGGGCTTCCCTGGGTGGCAGCGTCGAGATTAAAGTCCAGGCGAGTCTCTCCGTGCCAAGAAAGGCGGGCCTGAACGGTGCTCAGCCTGCCtctgtcccccctccctccctttcccctcctgAGCTTCTGATATTTTCTTTAcccttttcatttttatccatGTGTTTGCTCAGGTATCCAAaccaaaagggaaaggaaaaaaaaagaataactttcTGCTAAGCAAACATTTGGCCTTAATCCAACTCTTTGCCCATGTTTTACATCTCCATAGTAAGCACCAGATATGTCATTATATGCTAAATTTAATTCTGCccctagagcaagggtctccaaattTGTCAGCTTTAAATaaaggcttgtggatttcaattcccagaattccccagctgagctaactaaaggaattctgggagttgaagtccacaagtcttaaaagttgccacgtttggacACCCCAGTCTTACAGAAATGATATAACAATGATCTCTAGAGATCATGCAAATGTGAGCAATATTCAAGGGACATATAATTAGCTTTGTtgaatattatatttaaataatttattcaaaAAAGGTTAAGTGTCATGCTTTTTTGTTTGATCAACCAGTTGAGGTTTGTACTGGCCTCTATATTTTATCAGGCATTGGCTTAAAGTATTGCAAGCCTAGATAAAGGGTTAAAAGCTTGATCATTAGGAGAAAAAATAGGAGTAGTTTGCAAATTATAAATATACTTGGACCCTAGGCAGCTAAATTCATATACCTTGCCTTTTTTGGTTCACATCTgttcatcaatttttttttcaaatcctatttgaaaatattaaaatgaataagGGAGTGAGAGAAAGTTGAATCCTGGCCTCTACTCCACAGTACTTAGCATATCAATGATCTAGAGACCataaaatttgaaaaacaaaagtttaaaaatacatCTGGAAATTTCAAAATcgtataacaaaaaaaaaaagtataacaaaaaaaaagtataacaaaaaaaagtataacaaaaaaaaaagtataacaaaaaaaaaagtagtataacaaaaaaaaaagtataacaaaaaaaaagtataacaaaaaaaaaagtagagaatTTTAGTTATTTGGCATTGCATTTGCCATGCTGTAAACTGGCAACATCATTGTAAGGCAATACTTCTGAAAACAAAACCTATTACGACAGCCTTGCTTCAATATTTTTACTCAGAAGGAAGATTTTTCCTGCAATAATGGATCACGTTTACTGGTAACAACGCAGCACAACTGCTCGTAAAAAAATTTTTAAGACCTCTTTTAACTGTTCTAAGTTATGGGACAAATTCTATTATTCTCTTGAAACCTGGGCAATGCCCTTTGACAACAAAGACTTGGCTAAGCTCTATTAAGTTTTGGTGGCAAATCTATATTTTGAAAACAAGGAAGGATTGCTTCAGGAAATGCCAAATGCATATCCTTTGTAGATATGTGGTTTAAACAAGTAACTCAAAAAATTGGTCAGATTGGCATTGATAATCCTAATTATTTATTTTCCAGAGGTATTTGCACAAAATCAGAAGCGAATTCTATGTGATAGTTTAGTGAATGAAAGGATGCTATGAGTGTGTGCTTCAACGCTAAACCAAATCAGCAATATATGTATGGCCTTTTTAGCATGGTATAatcatatttattatttcaattcatTCCCTACCATTCCATCCATGAACTGCTTAAAGTTAGGTAACAAGACTAATAATTTAAAATGGTTACCGGTAAATCTAAGTTTAACTAAACTACAAACAATcagtgtagtttaaatgatttagAAAAAGGAGGTCCTAACTCCTTTTCATAAATGTGGAGAGAAAGGGAGCTAACAGtaacttttaaaatgtttccaAAAACCAATCACAGTAATTTTTGAACATTAATCAGAGGTTGAGTTTG
It encodes the following:
- the KBTBD11 gene encoding kelch repeat and BTB domain-containing protein 11 isoform X1; protein product: MPSITRNSGENGSVGEVKKRCGETEQPQAGEVAEGGGGERSPAMEPSVAPEEGPNAQVPLQAPCSFSSALCFSSSGGGGGGDDDQAPHPELDAASPSSSSSGSCSSSSSRVVKHQWDINNAAPESEEEEEGRGKPSPVSVGSPDPIGESPLQPFATQAPAEEPDLVIEVSGRRIRAHKAVLAAKSDYFRARSSRDILRLKGVSYGALRLLLEYVYTARMGEVRHDNLAEVVSGARVLQMPCALHCAAEAMRAQLSLDNCYQLLCLAKKQRLAELREAAFRFMSDHYLQVLREPAVYGRLSGAERDLILRRRLEAGKACLLVAEVSDAFERLGAGSRPQSRESSRPQSPSSVVSLEDGGALLYSYQEADREWSVLTRLPEEANAKGCAMCVLYNYLFLAGGISTGPGDQRPKLSDKVFCYNPLTDTWSQVKPMGQARSQLKLLALDGYLYAVGGECLFTVEKYDPRSDRWSPVAPLPKGAFAVAHEATTCNGEIYVSGGSLFYRLLKYDPKRDEWQECPYNSSRRRSADMVAYKSFIYRFDVSSSRGEQGQAAGVEVFQYNTVAKHWRQCASFRPAGSPVQPFRCAALGSTIYCVNRTGMLSFNLAQNGEVEADGGLKGTFDTELLKTPFDAKGLLLPFVLILPEKEKLGEPESPLSL
- the KBTBD11 gene encoding kelch repeat and BTB domain-containing protein 11 isoform X2, yielding MEPSVAPEEGPNAQVPLQAPCSFSSALCFSSSGGGGGGDDDQAPHPELDAASPSSSSSGSCSSSSSRVVKHQWDINNAAPESEEEEEGRGKPSPVSVGSPDPIGESPLQPFATQAPAEEPDLVIEVSGRRIRAHKAVLAAKSDYFRARSSRDILRLKGVSYGALRLLLEYVYTARMGEVRHDNLAEVVSGARVLQMPCALHCAAEAMRAQLSLDNCYQLLCLAKKQRLAELREAAFRFMSDHYLQVLREPAVYGRLSGAERDLILRRRLEAGKACLLVAEVSDAFERLGAGSRPQSRESSRPQSPSSVVSLEDGGALLYSYQEADREWSVLTRLPEEANAKGCAMCVLYNYLFLAGGISTGPGDQRPKLSDKVFCYNPLTDTWSQVKPMGQARSQLKLLALDGYLYAVGGECLFTVEKYDPRSDRWSPVAPLPKGAFAVAHEATTCNGEIYVSGGSLFYRLLKYDPKRDEWQECPYNSSRRRSADMVAYKSFIYRFDVSSSRGEQGQAAGVEVFQYNTVAKHWRQCASFRPAGSPVQPFRCAALGSTIYCVNRTGMLSFNLAQNGEVEADGGLKGTFDTELLKTPFDAKGLLLPFVLILPEKEKLGEPESPLSL